Proteins encoded within one genomic window of Flavobacterium gilvum:
- a CDS encoding ABC transporter substrate-binding protein codes for MKQFKDQIGNIHTFNSTPKRIVSLVPSQTELLYDLGLEENIVGITKFCVHPFHLKSTKKIVGGTKNVHYDRIKLLEPDIIICNKEENTQGMVEELQEICPVWVTNVASFESNFQMITDFGQVFDKRTEARKWNDKLAFALSDFKKFINNIPVRKVAYFIWKNPYMVAGSGTFIDELLKLNHFQNYFVSLERYPEIDLEKIDEENELDLILLSSEPFPFKTEDGYEIVKSFGDNAQAILVDGEMFSWHGSRLIKALEYFKFLHKSI; via the coding sequence ATGAAGCAATTCAAAGACCAAATAGGAAATATTCACACTTTTAATTCGACTCCAAAGCGAATTGTTTCTCTCGTTCCTTCTCAAACCGAATTATTGTACGATTTGGGTTTGGAAGAAAACATTGTTGGAATCACCAAGTTTTGTGTGCATCCTTTTCATTTGAAATCTACAAAAAAGATTGTCGGCGGGACTAAGAATGTCCATTATGATAGAATCAAGTTATTGGAACCGGATATTATCATTTGCAACAAAGAAGAGAATACGCAGGGAATGGTCGAGGAATTGCAGGAGATTTGCCCTGTTTGGGTAACGAATGTTGCTTCGTTTGAGTCTAATTTTCAAATGATTACCGACTTTGGTCAGGTTTTTGATAAAAGAACAGAAGCCCGAAAGTGGAATGATAAATTGGCTTTTGCCTTGAGCGATTTTAAAAAATTTATCAATAATATTCCGGTTAGGAAAGTGGCGTATTTTATTTGGAAAAATCCATATATGGTTGCCGGTTCAGGAACTTTTATAGATGAATTATTAAAGCTGAACCATTTTCAGAATTATTTTGTTTCCTTAGAAAGGTATCCCGAAATTGATCTTGAAAAAATTGATGAAGAAAATGAATTGGATTTGATTTTGCTCTCGTCAGAACCGTTTCCGTTTAAAACTGAAGATGGTTATGAAATAGTCAAATCGTTTGGGGATAATGCGCAAGCGATTCTAGTAGACGGGGAAATGTTTTCTTGGCACGGAAGCAGATTGATTAAGGCTTTGGAGTATTTTAAATTTCTTCATAAAAGTATTTAG
- a CDS encoding nitrilase family protein — translation MNKIKISTAQFENKSGDKAYNLSIIEKLSQKASSEGSNIIAFHECSITGYTFARNLSKEQMLDLAEFIPTGESVLKLTEIAKKYDIAILAGLFEKDENDNLFKAYVCVDKNGVVAKYRKLHPFINPNLTPGNNYCVFELNGWKCGILICYDNNIIENVRATTLLGADIIFMPHVTMCTPSTRPGAGFVDPKLWANREVDPTSLRLEFDGMKGRDWLMKWLPSRAYDNAVYVVFSNPIGMDDDQLKNGCSMIIDPFGDVLAECRSFDDSFVTTTINPEKLIQAGGHRYIKARRPELYRDIIGQNHKSEQSVIWLNSDEKQ, via the coding sequence ATGAACAAAATAAAAATATCGACAGCACAGTTTGAAAACAAAAGTGGTGACAAAGCTTATAATCTCTCTATTATTGAAAAACTTTCCCAAAAAGCATCAAGTGAAGGATCGAACATAATTGCTTTTCATGAATGTTCTATTACTGGTTATACATTTGCCAGAAATCTTTCGAAAGAGCAAATGCTTGATTTAGCAGAATTTATTCCTACTGGAGAAAGTGTTTTGAAATTAACAGAAATAGCAAAAAAATATGACATTGCAATATTAGCAGGCCTTTTTGAAAAAGACGAAAATGACAATTTATTCAAAGCCTACGTTTGCGTAGACAAAAATGGAGTAGTTGCAAAATATAGAAAATTACATCCTTTTATAAATCCGAACTTGACACCCGGAAATAATTATTGTGTTTTTGAACTTAATGGGTGGAAATGCGGAATTTTAATTTGTTACGACAACAACATTATTGAAAATGTAAGGGCAACAACTTTATTGGGAGCAGATATAATTTTTATGCCCCACGTAACGATGTGTACACCTTCAACACGACCAGGAGCAGGTTTTGTAGATCCAAAACTTTGGGCAAATCGTGAAGTCGATCCTACTTCGCTACGATTGGAATTTGATGGTATGAAAGGACGGGATTGGCTAATGAAATGGTTACCATCCAGAGCTTATGATAATGCTGTTTATGTTGTTTTTTCAAACCCAATAGGAATGGACGATGATCAGCTAAAAAATGGTTGTTCTATGATTATTGATCCTTTTGGAGACGTTCTTGCCGAATGTCGTTCATTTGATGACAGTTTTGTAACCACTACAATTAATCCAGAAAAACTTATTCAGGCGGGAGGACATCGATACATAAAAGCAAGACGACCAGAACTATACAGAGACATTATTGGACAAAATCATAAATCAGAGCAAAGTGTAATTTGGCTTAACTCTGACGAGAAACAATAA
- a CDS encoding S9 family peptidase produces the protein MIRKSVLSVLVVLATFFISCKQEPKETPAPLIDVKTFFKNGEKSSFRISPDGNYFSYRADYKGKTNIFVQKVGEEKSVRVTNDTLRSIFNYMWKGDRIVYAQDIGGDENFQLFSVKADGTDLKKLTPFPGVRSDITDALIDIKGKEKELIVQINKRVKEYFDPYLLNVETGALTLLYNNKENFDSWVTDNNGVIRLASKTDGVNITWNYRNSDKEPFTPLITTTFKDYFIPSSFDKDNKNIYALSNIGKDKVVLVEYDPIGKKNVKELYADNNYDLNGITYDRKKQTLVSVDWEAEKKEKHFFDKEWEEINNNLKKQIEGYETDIVSYDDARTKAIVWAGNDRTPGKFYLYDFKTAEIKEVADPYPWIKENQMSHIKPITYKSRDGLEIHGYLTLPIGIEPKNLPVIINPHGGPWARDGWYYNPEVQFLANRGYAVLQMNYRGSTGYGKKFWELSFKQWGKTMQDDVTDGAEWLKKEGIAEEKRIAIYGGSYGGYATLAGITFTPDLYAAAVDYVGVSNLFTFMNTIPPYWKPYLDQFHEMVGDPKKDSLLLASSSPALHADKIKTPLFIAQGANDPRVNKAESDQMVEALKKRGVAVEYMVKNDEGHGFRNQNNRFDFYSAMEKFLEKHLKQKIK, from the coding sequence ATGATTAGAAAATCCGTTTTATCCGTTTTAGTTGTTTTGGCAACATTTTTTATTTCCTGCAAACAGGAACCCAAAGAAACTCCTGCCCCATTAATTGACGTGAAAACTTTCTTCAAGAATGGAGAAAAAAGCTCTTTTAGAATCTCACCCGATGGAAATTATTTTAGTTATCGAGCCGACTACAAAGGAAAAACCAATATTTTTGTTCAAAAAGTAGGCGAAGAAAAATCGGTTCGTGTTACCAATGATACACTAAGAAGCATTTTTAATTATATGTGGAAAGGTGACAGAATTGTGTATGCACAAGACATTGGCGGAGATGAAAATTTTCAGCTTTTTTCGGTAAAAGCAGACGGAACAGATTTAAAAAAATTAACACCTTTTCCTGGTGTAAGAAGCGATATTACAGATGCTTTGATTGACATCAAAGGAAAAGAAAAAGAGTTAATTGTACAGATCAACAAAAGGGTAAAAGAATATTTTGACCCGTATCTTTTAAATGTCGAAACTGGAGCTTTGACACTACTTTATAACAACAAAGAAAACTTTGACAGCTGGGTTACAGACAATAATGGTGTTATTCGCCTTGCTTCAAAAACTGACGGCGTAAACATTACTTGGAATTACCGAAATTCAGACAAAGAACCTTTTACTCCTTTGATTACTACGACTTTCAAAGATTATTTTATACCTTCATCTTTTGATAAAGACAATAAAAATATTTATGCATTAAGCAATATAGGAAAAGATAAAGTGGTTTTAGTTGAATACGACCCAATCGGCAAAAAAAACGTAAAAGAATTGTATGCTGACAATAATTATGATTTAAACGGAATCACTTACGACAGAAAAAAACAAACTTTGGTTTCTGTTGATTGGGAAGCTGAAAAAAAAGAAAAACATTTCTTTGACAAAGAATGGGAAGAAATCAACAACAATCTGAAAAAACAAATTGAAGGCTACGAAACCGACATCGTAAGCTATGACGACGCTAGAACCAAAGCTATTGTCTGGGCAGGAAATGACAGAACTCCGGGAAAATTTTATTTGTATGATTTCAAAACTGCAGAAATTAAAGAAGTTGCAGATCCATATCCTTGGATTAAGGAAAATCAAATGAGTCACATCAAACCAATCACTTATAAATCAAGAGACGGTTTGGAAATTCACGGTTATTTAACGCTTCCGATTGGTATTGAACCCAAAAATCTGCCTGTAATTATTAATCCTCATGGTGGCCCTTGGGCAAGAGACGGCTGGTATTATAATCCAGAAGTTCAGTTTTTAGCTAATCGTGGTTATGCAGTTTTGCAAATGAATTACAGAGGAAGTACAGGTTATGGAAAGAAATTTTGGGAATTAAGTTTCAAACAATGGGGAAAAACCATGCAGGACGATGTTACTGACGGCGCTGAATGGCTGAAAAAAGAAGGCATTGCCGAAGAAAAAAGAATTGCGATTTACGGAGGCAGTTATGGCGGTTATGCCACTCTTGCCGGAATCACTTTTACTCCTGATTTATATGCAGCTGCGGTTGATTATGTTGGCGTAAGTAATTTATTTACGTTTATGAATACGATTCCGCCTTACTGGAAACCGTACTTAGATCAGTTTCATGAAATGGTGGGAGACCCTAAAAAAGATAGTTTACTACTTGCATCGTCTTCACCGGCTCTGCATGCTGATAAAATTAAAACACCTTTGTTTATAGCTCAGGGCGCAAACGACCCGAGGGTAAATAAAGCCGAAAGCGACCAAATGGTAGAAGCCTTGAAAAAACGTGGTGTTGCTGTAGAATATATGGTAAAAAATGACGAAGGACATGGTTTTAGAAATCAAAATAACCGTTTTGATTTTTACTCAGCGATGGAGAAATTCTTAGAAAAACATTTGAAACAGAAAATCAAATAG
- the prfA gene encoding peptide chain release factor 1 yields MLDRLQYVKQRFDEISDLIIQPDVIADQKRYVQLNQEYKSIKALVEKREEYIIVLANIDEANEIIADGSDAEMVEMAKMQLDEAKDRLPQLEDEIKFMLIPKDPEDAKNVMVEIRAGTGGDEASIFAGDLFRMYTKYCESMGWRSSVVDMNEGTSGGFKEVIFEVTGEDVYGTLKFEAGVHRVQRVPQTETQGRVHTSAATVMVLPEAEEFDVQVDMNDVRVDFFCSSGPGGQSVNTTKSAVRLTHIPTGLVAQCQDEKSQHKNKDKALMVLRSRLYEMELAKKQEEDAKKRSSQVSSGDRSAKIRTYNYAQGRVTDHRIGLTLYDLGNIMNGDIQKIVSELALVNNMEKLKEASEVF; encoded by the coding sequence ATGTTAGATAGACTTCAATATGTAAAGCAGCGTTTCGATGAGATTTCGGATTTGATTATCCAGCCGGATGTCATTGCTGATCAAAAACGTTATGTGCAGCTTAACCAAGAATACAAAAGCATTAAAGCCTTGGTTGAAAAGAGAGAAGAATACATTATAGTTTTGGCAAATATTGATGAGGCAAACGAAATTATTGCCGATGGAAGTGATGCCGAAATGGTGGAAATGGCCAAAATGCAGTTGGATGAAGCCAAAGATCGCCTGCCACAATTGGAAGATGAAATTAAATTTATGCTGATCCCAAAAGATCCTGAAGATGCGAAAAACGTTATGGTGGAGATTCGTGCCGGAACGGGTGGGGATGAAGCAAGTATTTTTGCAGGAGATTTGTTCAGAATGTACACCAAATATTGTGAAAGCATGGGGTGGAGAAGTTCTGTTGTGGATATGAATGAAGGGACTTCGGGTGGTTTCAAAGAGGTTATTTTTGAAGTTACAGGAGAAGATGTTTACGGAACATTGAAGTTTGAAGCGGGTGTTCACCGTGTGCAACGTGTACCTCAAACGGAAACTCAGGGACGTGTACATACATCGGCTGCGACGGTTATGGTACTTCCAGAAGCTGAGGAGTTTGATGTTCAGGTAGATATGAATGATGTTCGTGTGGATTTCTTTTGTTCGTCAGGACCTGGAGGACAATCGGTGAATACGACGAAATCGGCTGTACGTTTAACTCACATTCCTACCGGATTGGTGGCACAATGTCAGGATGAAAAATCACAACATAAAAATAAAGATAAAGCTTTGATGGTATTGCGTTCTCGTTTGTACGAAATGGAATTGGCCAAAAAACAAGAGGAAGATGCCAAAAAGCGTAGTTCTCAGGTAAGTTCGGGTGACCGTTCGGCTAAGATTCGTACGTATAACTACGCGCAAGGTCGTGTAACCGATCACCGAATTGGTTTGACTCTTTACGATTTGGGTAACATTATGAATGGTGATATTCAGAAAATTGTTTCCGAATTAGCATTGGTTAACAATATGGAGAAATTAAAAGAAGCTAGCGAAGTTTTTTAA
- the pyrF gene encoding orotidine-5'-phosphate decarboxylase, whose product MTTQELIDQIKIKKSFLCVGLDVDLNKVPKHLLTTEDPIFEFNKAIIDATHDLAVAYKPNIAFFEAYGLKGWQSLQKTIDYINEKHPEIFTIADAKRGDIGNTSSMYAKAFFEDLNFDSVTVAPYMGKDSVEPFLAFENKHTIMLALTSNEGAFDFQTLQVNGKELYKQVLETSKTWKNSENLMYVVGATKAEYFTEIRKIVPDSFLLVPGVGAQGGSLQEVCKYGMNDNIGLLINSSRAIIYASNGTDFADVARAEALKMQQEMEEIVSLKF is encoded by the coding sequence ATGACAACACAAGAACTTATAGACCAGATTAAAATTAAAAAATCATTTCTATGCGTAGGATTGGATGTGGATTTAAATAAAGTACCAAAACATTTATTAACTACCGAAGATCCTATTTTTGAATTCAACAAAGCTATTATTGATGCGACTCACGATTTGGCTGTGGCTTATAAACCCAATATTGCTTTTTTTGAAGCTTATGGTTTAAAAGGATGGCAGTCATTGCAAAAGACGATTGACTATATCAATGAAAAACATCCTGAAATTTTCACCATTGCCGATGCCAAAAGAGGTGATATTGGAAATACTTCGTCGATGTATGCCAAAGCTTTTTTTGAAGATTTGAATTTTGACAGCGTAACTGTGGCTCCTTATATGGGAAAAGATTCGGTAGAGCCTTTTCTCGCTTTTGAAAATAAACACACTATTATGTTGGCGTTAACTTCTAATGAAGGTGCTTTTGATTTTCAGACACTTCAGGTTAACGGAAAAGAATTGTACAAGCAGGTTTTGGAAACATCTAAAACATGGAAAAATTCTGAAAATTTAATGTATGTTGTTGGTGCTACCAAAGCCGAGTATTTTACAGAAATAAGAAAGATTGTTCCAGATAGTTTCTTGCTAGTACCGGGTGTTGGTGCACAAGGGGGAAGCCTTCAAGAAGTGTGTAAATACGGAATGAATGACAATATTGGACTATTGATTAATTCTTCACGAGCGATTATTTATGCTTCGAATGGAACTGATTTTGCTGATGTTGCAAGAGCAGAAGCTTTGAAAATGCAACAAGAAATGGAAGAAATAGTTAGTTTGAAATTTTAA